GACGAAGCCCGGCGGCGAGCCCTTCGGCTTCCGGAGGTAGCGGCGATCGGTGTATTGTACATCGACCACGTCCTCGCTCCGCGCGTCGGAGAAATGCGCGGCGAGGTGGGCCGCGTCGACGAGGTCCTCCGCCGGGCAGGTCTGGCCCTTGTCGAGGGGGACGATGACGTGGGCGCCGGTCTTGTCCTTCGCGTGGAGCCAGAGATCGTGCGGGCGCGCGACGTGGAGCGTGAGGGCGTCGTTATCGGCCGCGCCCTTCCCCGCGAAGAGCCTCCGCCCGCTCCGCGCGAAGAAGGTGCGGAACGGTACGCGTGTCTTCGCGGAGGGGTCCTTGCGCTTCGCGTGCGTAAGGGCGCCCGGCAGCGTCACGTCGCGCGGGGCCGCGCGCTTCGCGGCGTGGAGCGCCTCGTCGATCGCGGGGAGCTCGGACGCCGACGCCACGCGCGCGCGCGCCTCGTCGATCGCGCCGAGCTGCGCTTCGGTCTGGGCGAGGCGCTCCTCCGCGATGCGCGCGCCGAGGCGGAGGCGCTTCGATCGCTTGAACATCGCCGCGACCTGGTCCTTCGCGCTCTTGCTCGGATCGAGCGGCACCTCGAGCGGGACCGCCTCGCCGCTCGACCAGTCGGTGACGACGAGCTTCGTCGCGCCGCGCGGGGCGCGCGCCGCCTCCGCGACGAGCCACTGCGCCTGCGCGGCGATGCGGTCGGCCTGGCCGATCTTGTCGAGGTCGCCGCGCACCGCCTCGCGCCGCCGCGCGATCTTCTGCGCGGCGCGGTCGAGGAGGCGCGTCACCTCGGCGCGGCGGAGATCGAGCGCGGCCGCGGTGACGGCGGCGGCGATCGCCTCGCCGCGTTCCTCGAGCGCGCCACGGTCGAGCGCCTCGAACGGGACCGCGCCTTCGCCCGGGCCGCCGTCGGTCACGACGACGCGGCCGCCTTGGACGCGGAGGACGCGCGCGTCGCCGCGCTGATCGACGAAGACCTCCGCCGGTCCGAGCGCGACCACGTGCGCGCCCTCGAGCGCGTCCTCCCGCGCGCGCTGGCGCTCCGCGCCGGCGGGGAGCTTGCCGCCCCACAGCGTGCGCCGGACCTCGGGATCGAGGAGGCCCGCGCCGCCGGCCGCGACCACGACGAGCGAGGTCCGGCCCGGGACGCGCACCTTCAGGACCACG
This sequence is a window from Labilithrix sp.. Protein-coding genes within it:
- a CDS encoding DUF814 domain-containing protein; this translates as MPALVQEAACSERVVVLKVRVPGRTSLVVVAAGGAGLLDPEVRRTLWGGKLPAGAERQRAREDALEGAHVVALGPAEVFVDQRGDARVLRVQGGRVVVTDGGPGEGAVPFEALDRGALEERGEAIAAAVTAAALDLRRAEVTRLLDRAAQKIARRREAVRGDLDKIGQADRIAAQAQWLVAEAARAPRGATKLVVTDWSSGEAVPLEVPLDPSKSAKDQVAAMFKRSKRLRLGARIAEERLAQTEAQLGAIDEARARVASASELPAIDEALHAAKRAAPRDVTLPGALTHAKRKDPSAKTRVPFRTFFARSGRRLFAGKGAADNDALTLHVARPHDLWLHAKDKTGAHVIVPLDKGQTCPAEDLVDAAHLAAHFSDARSEDVVDVQYTDRRYLRKPKGSPPGFVVVDREKVLVLRVEPELLRGLLEREDA